From a single Spartinivicinus poritis genomic region:
- a CDS encoding substrate-binding periplasmic protein, whose amino-acid sequence MPKLLFLLFLVGLTIIRTVFPDNRYITAATLQYPPYEYSENDIPKGLAIDIIREIFKRTTPTREVKFYFYPWARAVIQVKTGKNDILFNAGKNKTRQQWGRYVNSTLILQQYALFTRKGSNISLTSDLLNTQQYSIGIRRGYLYGSGALRQALDKGKFKTIYKTDSVEQSVHMLLAGRTDFFVADIIPTLYYLRKQALIDKLEMIKTPNNKNLIVLEWPTYLLFSKKNFSKKFVANVEAILNNMKKDGTYSSIYQHYTTYN is encoded by the coding sequence ATGCCAAAACTTCTTTTTCTCCTATTTCTTGTTGGCTTAACCATTATTAGGACTGTATTCCCAGACAACCGTTATATCACTGCAGCCACTTTGCAATACCCTCCGTATGAATATAGTGAGAACGATATACCTAAAGGACTTGCGATCGATATCATTAGAGAAATTTTTAAACGTACCACACCAACAAGAGAAGTGAAGTTTTACTTTTATCCATGGGCCAGAGCTGTCATCCAAGTTAAAACTGGGAAAAATGATATTCTGTTTAACGCAGGTAAAAACAAAACTCGCCAACAATGGGGACGATATGTCAATAGCACATTAATTTTACAGCAATACGCTTTATTCACACGCAAAGGTTCTAATATTAGTTTAACATCAGATCTATTGAACACTCAGCAATACTCAATAGGTATACGCCGAGGTTATCTTTATGGTAGTGGCGCCTTAAGACAAGCTCTAGATAAAGGTAAGTTCAAAACTATTTATAAAACGGACTCTGTTGAGCAAAGTGTTCATATGTTACTTGCCGGTAGAACCGACTTTTTTGTAGCCGATATTATACCTACCCTATACTACCTAAGAAAACAGGCACTTATTGATAAGTTGGAAATGATCAAAACACCCAATAATAAAAATCTAATTGTATTAGAGTGGCCAACTTATTTATTATTCTCAAAAAAGAATTTTTCAAAAAAATTTGTAGCCAATGTTGAAGCCATTTTAAACAATATGAAAAAAGATGGTACTTACTCCAGCATTTATCAGCACTATACTACCTACAACTAA